In Brienomyrus brachyistius isolate T26 chromosome 14, BBRACH_0.4, whole genome shotgun sequence, the following proteins share a genomic window:
- the ahi1 gene encoding jouberin isoform X1, whose product MPAGESEARTKTKARFDEVLKRYTDAPAEKKKSKKKSVQPEESIALETLKKNLGLNKGAEDDETILKNTYQPDQSSPRYIKNRLREKELSEKVNNESEVPEGGKLSQGRKKGTRDLPVLSPEGDVSHSNTRADEDASRSTRVAVLKAVPEGEEARRRRAGNAKKEGKRKGKREDGAREREVEADDELLQEYQQQIAREEQRAGKPTSSKKPPARRSSLEQEVALNNDTERKKMKKKKKKLRSQETEGDAGSGLETQPEDASRKHLTKQVMVSSDTEREESREQAINEEEQTEKTKKRKTKALSEVIVARKNPLVRRNFGRSQTQTVIEDSEVENKEPPKPVFDDSLVLGVYVHRTDQLKTDLLVSHPMVKVHVIDEVTGKYAKKEDSHRPVSSFYEQEKVEHVLPIMTQPYDFKKNKSTIPEWEEQIIFNERFGYFLQDDNESPRVILFFEVLDFISMDEARANVVVDEHERGFRKIAWAFLKLVGTNGVLNVDSKLRLQLYCPPPRVKKQSHGVEVIEWWRKYPRSRYASTLYVTVKGLKLPEHVDPSVRSMTALQQERGTTLFGDPHNDVAQKSSTQLLEDQADIVKWSRVPGQVCRIPNKPMLSFRGGQMGCFMLRFSHAGRRLAAACTDRDAFPVVVYEIPSGKVLAAFNGHLSIVYDVCWSRDDQSLLSASSDGTVRIWNMERLRGVAKKVLPHPSFVYSAQFHPVGQNLVVTGGYDCLIRVWNINVQDVNGQLLHEFEGHKTFINALCFDAEGLRLFSADSAGLLIVWNMPVGDGSYQHPTRLWNIEREIMESDLKGIAINGLEVHPNGRRLLIHARDSVLRVMDLRILAVKKYTGATNYRERIRSTFSPCGSFIFSGSEDGMAYVWNAETGDQVAVYSELCYPTPVRNVAFHPHENMVAFCAFGESQPVHVYIYDRKVAQMEVGRLKGLNRSGTADRNTLRDVADLPGLMDPTPSALDRLASTTRITLKMQHVKQKLDSVLNSHQNPSALDFYEQGGVSAKGRKSLPESSLRFNALSSDLSFPAPSLLSPHSKLRASGPSLILHPPLATSTRGFSPVGQRLSQPLSQRLQTSFDRPSSSLHAEADSSIPVQQMVVLLYDYTANRSDELTVSRGDVIQVLYKDNESWWFGCLADGRQGYFPANYVVDQSDFEEDPNRAVESDSSVSDRLNQSAEKSPQAKLRPSRRSDPARPQEAVGISQHLHCPPHALIGPPADPWRCELTQRAEVQLRARPRPRSTSCPGSEEEEKDEEVCRSDGPVCHCRP is encoded by the exons ATGCCAGCTG GGGAGAGTGAAGCCAGAACAAAGACAAAGGCCAGATTTGATGAAGTGCTGAAGAGGTACACTGATGCTCCTGCAGAGAAAAAGAAATCAAAGAAGAAGAGCGTCCAACCAGAAGAGAGTATAGCG CTTGAAACCTTGAAGAAAAACCTTGGCCTTAACAAAGGTGCAGAAGATGACGAGACCATCCTCAAGAACACGTACCAGCCCGATCAGAGCAGTCCACGCTACATCAAGAACAGGCTGCGGGAGAAGGAATTGTCCGAGAAGGTCAACAACGAAAGTGAGGTGCCAGAGGGCGGTAAATTATCCCAGGGCAGGAAGAAGGGCACAAGGGATCTTCCAGTACTCTCGCCTGAAGGTGATGTCTCCCACTCCAACACCCGGGCTGACGAGGACGCATCCAGGTCCACCCGGGTGGCCGTTCTGAAAGCCGTTCCGGAAGGAGAGGAAGCCAGAAGGAGGAGAGCGGGGAATGCAAAGAAGGAAGGGAAAAGGAAGGGAAAGCGGGAGGATGGAGCGCGGGAACGGGAGGTGGAGGCAGACGACGAGCTCCTCCAGGAGTACCAGCAGCAGATTGCCCGGGAGGAACAGCGAGCCGGGAAGCCGACGTCGAGCAAAAAGCCTCCTGCCAGGAGGAGTAGCCTGGAGCAGGAGGTGGCTTTGAACAATGACACTGAAAGGAAGAagatgaagaagaagaagaagaagctgaGATCACAGGAGACCGAGGGGGATGCAGG atCAGGGCTGGAGACCCAACCAGAGGATGCTTCCAGGAAGCACCTGACCAAACAGGTGATGGTTTCctcagacacagagagagaggaatCGAGGGAACAAGCGATAAATGAGGAAGAGCAGACGGAGAAAACGAAAAAGAGGAAAACCAAGG CACTTTCAGAGGTgatagtggcaaggaaaaaccccCTAGTGCGAAGAAACTTTGGGAGGAGCCAGACTCAGA CTGTGATAGAGGACAGTGAGGTAGAGAACAAGGAGCCCCCTAAGCCCGTTTTCGACGACAGCCTTGTGCTGGGGGTCTACGTCCACAGGACAGACCAACTGAAGACTGACCTGCTGGTGTCACATCCCATGGTGAAGGTCCACGTTATTGATGAGGTCACTGGGAAATATGCAAAAAAGGAAGACAG CCATCGCCCAGTCTCGTCCTTTTACGAGCAGGAGAAGGTGGAACATGTTCTGCCCATCATGACCCAACCGTACGACTtcaagaaaaacaaatcaaCAATTCCGGAGTGGGAGGAACAAATCATCTTCAACGAGCGTTTCGGGTACTTCCTCCAGGATGACAACGAAAGTCCGAGAGTAATACTGTTTTTTGAG GTCCTTGATTTCATAAGTATGGATGAAGCCAGGGCCAACGTTGTAGTAGATGAGCATGAACGGGGTTTCCGGAAAATCGCTTGGGCATTTCTCAAG CTTGTGGGAACGAATGGGGTCCTGAACGTGGACAGTAAGCTCCGCCTCCAGCTctactgcccccctcccagggTGAAGAAACAGTCCCACGGCGTGGAAGTGATTGAGTGGTGGAGGAAGTACCCCAGGAGCAGATATGCGTCTACACTGTATGTCACCGTAAAAGGCCTCAAACTTCCTGAACAC GTGGACCCCAGTGTCCGCTCCATGACGGCCTTGCAGCAGGAGAGAGGTACCACCTTGTTCGGTGACCCCCACAATGATGTCGCCCAGAAAAGCAGCACCCAGCTGCTTGAAGATCAAGCTGACATTGTAAAGTGGAGCAGGGTGCCGGGACAG GTCTGTCGCATTCCCAACAAGCCCATGCTGTCCTTCCGCGGGGGTCAGATGGGTTGTTTCATGCTGCGCTTCTCCCATGCTGGCCGGAGGCTTGCTGCCGCCTGCACGGATAGGGACGCCTTCCCCGTTGTAG TTTACGAGATTCCGTCGGGCAAGGTCCTGGCCGCTTTCAATGGGCACCTCAGCATCGTGTACGATGTCTGCTGGTCCAGGGATGACCAAAGCCTTTTGTCTGCTTCTTCTGACGGAACCGTCAG AATTTGGAATATGGAGAGGCTTCGTGGTGTGGCCAAGAAGGTTCTGCCGCATCCTTCCTTTGTGTACTCTGCCCAGTTTCACCCTGTTGGCCAGAACCTTGTGGTAACTGGAGGCTACGACTGTCTCATCCGTGTGTGGAACATAAATGTTCAAGACGTCAACGGTCAATTGCTACATGAGTTTGAGGGGCACAAGACATTCATTAATGCCTTGTGTTTCGACGCAGAAG GGCTGCGGTTGTTTTCAGCAGACAGCGCTGGCTTGCTCATCGTGTGGAACATGCCGGTTGGTGATGGCTCCTATCAGCATCCGACACGACTCTGGAACATCGAGAGG GAGATAATGGAGAGTGATCTCAAGGGAATTGCCATTAACGGACTGGAGGTCCACCCAAATGGGCGTCGCCTCCTGATCCATGCCAGAGACAGTGTTCTGAGGGTCATGGACCTCCGAAT ACTGGCAGTAAAGAAGTACACAGGTGCCACAAACTACAGAGAGAGGATCCGCAGTACTTTCTCTCCCTGTGGAAGCTTTATCTTCTCAGGAAGTGAAGACGGCATGGCTTACGTGTGGAATGCAGAGACAG GGGACCAGGTGGCTGTGTATTCTGAGCTTTGTTACCCCACCCCCGTCCGAAATGTAGCTTTCCACCCACATGAAAACATGGTCGCCTTCTGTGCCTTTGGGGAAAGCCAGCCCGTGCATGTCTACATCTACGACCGCAAAG TTGCTCAAATGGAGGTGGGGAGATTGAAAGGGCTGAATCGGAGTGGGACAGCTGACAGGAACACGCTCAGGGATGTGGCGGACCTGCCGGGTCTGATGGACCCCACCCCATCTGCCCTGGATCGATTGGCCAGCACCACACGCATCACCCTGAAGATGCAGCACGTTAAGCAAAAGCTCGATTCTGTGCTG AATTCACATCAAAATCCTTCAGCTTTGGACTTCTACGAGCAAG GGGGAGTTTCTGCCAAGGGGAGGAAATCGCTTCCGGAAAGCAGCCTTCGCTTTAACGCG CTGAGCTCAGATCTCTCATTTCCGGCCCCATCTTTGCTGTCCCCTCACTCCAAGTTGCGAGCGTCTGGGCCTTCTCTCATTTTGCACCCACCTCTGGCCACCAGCACTC GGGGTTTTAGCCCCGTAGGTCAACGTTTGAGCCAGCCGCTATCTCAAAGGCTCCAGACG AGCTTTGATCGTCCGTCCTCTTCTCTGCATGCCGAGGCCGATTCTTCCATACCAGTGCAGCAGATG GTCGTCTTGCTTTATGACTACACTGCCAATCGATCGGATGAGCTGACTGTGTCCCGTGGTGATGTTATCCAAGTTCTCTATAAAGATAATGAAAGCTGGTGGTTCGGGTGCCTGGCCGATGGACGGCAGGGCTACTTCCCGGCCAACTATGTGGTCGACCAAa GCGATTTTGAAGAGGATCCGAACAGAGCTGTAGAATCGGACTCTTCTGTGTCAGATCGGCTGAACCAATCAGCTGAAAAATCGCCCCAGGCAAAG TTGCGGCCATCCCGACGTTCAGATCCGGCCCGGCCACAGGAAGCGGTTGGCATTTCTCAGCATCTTCACTGCCCGCCTCACGCTCTGATTGGTCCGCCCGCAGATCCCTGGCGCTGTGAGCTCACCCAGAGAGCTGAGGTTCAACTCAGAGCACGACCCAGACCCAGAAGCACCAGTTGTCCT GGttcagaagaagaagaaaaggatGAAGAAGTCTGTCGCAGTGATGGACCAGTCTGCCATTGCAGACCCTGA
- the ahi1 gene encoding jouberin isoform X3, with the protein MPAGESEARTKTKARFDEVLKRYTDAPAEKKKSKKKSVQPEESIALETLKKNLGLNKGAEDDETILKNTYQPDQSSPRYIKNRLREKELSEKVNNESEVPEGGKLSQGRKKGTRDLPVLSPEGDVSHSNTRADEDASRSTRVAVLKAVPEGEEARRRRAGNAKKEGKRKGKREDGAREREVEADDELLQEYQQQIAREEQRAGKPTSSKKPPARRSSLEQEVALNNDTERKKMKKKKKKLRSQETEGDAGSGLETQPEDASRKHLTKQVMVSSDTEREESREQAINEEEQTEKTKKRKTKALSEVIVARKNPLVRRNFGRSQTQTVIEDSEVENKEPPKPVFDDSLVLGVYVHRTDQLKTDLLVSHPMVKVHVIDEVTGKYAKKEDSHRPVSSFYEQEKVEHVLPIMTQPYDFKKNKSTIPEWEEQIIFNERFGYFLQDDNESPRVILFFEVLDFISMDEARANVVVDEHERGFRKIAWAFLKLVGTNGVLNVDSKLRLQLYCPPPRVKKQSHGVEVIEWWRKYPRSRYASTLYVTVKGLKLPEHVDPSVRSMTALQQERGTTLFGDPHNDVAQKSSTQLLEDQADIVKWSRVPGQVCRIPNKPMLSFRGGQMGCFMLRFSHAGRRLAAACTDRDAFPVVVYEIPSGKVLAAFNGHLSIVYDVCWSRDDQSLLSASSDGTVRIWNMERLRGVAKKVLPHPSFVYSAQFHPVGQNLVVTGGYDCLIRVWNINVQDVNGQLLHEFEGHKTFINALCFDAEGLRLFSADSAGLLIVWNMPVGDGSYQHPTRLWNIEREIMESDLKGIAINGLEVHPNGRRLLIHARDSVLRVMDLRILAVKKYTGATNYRERIRSTFSPCGSFIFSGSEDGMAYVWNAETGDQVAVYSELCYPTPVRNVAFHPHENMVAFCAFGESQPVHVYIYDRKVAQMEVGRLKGLNRSGTADRNTLRDVADLPGLMDPTPSALDRLASTTRITLKMQHVKQKLDSVLNSHQNPSALDFYEQGGVSAKGRKSLPESSLRFNALSSDLSFPAPSLLSPHSKLRASGPSLILHPPLATSTRGFSPVGQRLSQPLSQRLQTSFDRPSSSLHAEADSSIPVQQMVVLLYDYTANRSDELTVSRGDVIQVLYKDNESWWFGCLADGRQGYFPANYVVDQSDFEEDPNRAVESDSSVSDRLNQSAEKSPQAKIPGAVSSPRELRFNSEHDPDPEAPVVLVQKKKKRMKKSVAVMDQSAIADPDIPSTSQGKASRPLPKRGRSNSAFEPDK; encoded by the exons ATGCCAGCTG GGGAGAGTGAAGCCAGAACAAAGACAAAGGCCAGATTTGATGAAGTGCTGAAGAGGTACACTGATGCTCCTGCAGAGAAAAAGAAATCAAAGAAGAAGAGCGTCCAACCAGAAGAGAGTATAGCG CTTGAAACCTTGAAGAAAAACCTTGGCCTTAACAAAGGTGCAGAAGATGACGAGACCATCCTCAAGAACACGTACCAGCCCGATCAGAGCAGTCCACGCTACATCAAGAACAGGCTGCGGGAGAAGGAATTGTCCGAGAAGGTCAACAACGAAAGTGAGGTGCCAGAGGGCGGTAAATTATCCCAGGGCAGGAAGAAGGGCACAAGGGATCTTCCAGTACTCTCGCCTGAAGGTGATGTCTCCCACTCCAACACCCGGGCTGACGAGGACGCATCCAGGTCCACCCGGGTGGCCGTTCTGAAAGCCGTTCCGGAAGGAGAGGAAGCCAGAAGGAGGAGAGCGGGGAATGCAAAGAAGGAAGGGAAAAGGAAGGGAAAGCGGGAGGATGGAGCGCGGGAACGGGAGGTGGAGGCAGACGACGAGCTCCTCCAGGAGTACCAGCAGCAGATTGCCCGGGAGGAACAGCGAGCCGGGAAGCCGACGTCGAGCAAAAAGCCTCCTGCCAGGAGGAGTAGCCTGGAGCAGGAGGTGGCTTTGAACAATGACACTGAAAGGAAGAagatgaagaagaagaagaagaagctgaGATCACAGGAGACCGAGGGGGATGCAGG atCAGGGCTGGAGACCCAACCAGAGGATGCTTCCAGGAAGCACCTGACCAAACAGGTGATGGTTTCctcagacacagagagagaggaatCGAGGGAACAAGCGATAAATGAGGAAGAGCAGACGGAGAAAACGAAAAAGAGGAAAACCAAGG CACTTTCAGAGGTgatagtggcaaggaaaaaccccCTAGTGCGAAGAAACTTTGGGAGGAGCCAGACTCAGA CTGTGATAGAGGACAGTGAGGTAGAGAACAAGGAGCCCCCTAAGCCCGTTTTCGACGACAGCCTTGTGCTGGGGGTCTACGTCCACAGGACAGACCAACTGAAGACTGACCTGCTGGTGTCACATCCCATGGTGAAGGTCCACGTTATTGATGAGGTCACTGGGAAATATGCAAAAAAGGAAGACAG CCATCGCCCAGTCTCGTCCTTTTACGAGCAGGAGAAGGTGGAACATGTTCTGCCCATCATGACCCAACCGTACGACTtcaagaaaaacaaatcaaCAATTCCGGAGTGGGAGGAACAAATCATCTTCAACGAGCGTTTCGGGTACTTCCTCCAGGATGACAACGAAAGTCCGAGAGTAATACTGTTTTTTGAG GTCCTTGATTTCATAAGTATGGATGAAGCCAGGGCCAACGTTGTAGTAGATGAGCATGAACGGGGTTTCCGGAAAATCGCTTGGGCATTTCTCAAG CTTGTGGGAACGAATGGGGTCCTGAACGTGGACAGTAAGCTCCGCCTCCAGCTctactgcccccctcccagggTGAAGAAACAGTCCCACGGCGTGGAAGTGATTGAGTGGTGGAGGAAGTACCCCAGGAGCAGATATGCGTCTACACTGTATGTCACCGTAAAAGGCCTCAAACTTCCTGAACAC GTGGACCCCAGTGTCCGCTCCATGACGGCCTTGCAGCAGGAGAGAGGTACCACCTTGTTCGGTGACCCCCACAATGATGTCGCCCAGAAAAGCAGCACCCAGCTGCTTGAAGATCAAGCTGACATTGTAAAGTGGAGCAGGGTGCCGGGACAG GTCTGTCGCATTCCCAACAAGCCCATGCTGTCCTTCCGCGGGGGTCAGATGGGTTGTTTCATGCTGCGCTTCTCCCATGCTGGCCGGAGGCTTGCTGCCGCCTGCACGGATAGGGACGCCTTCCCCGTTGTAG TTTACGAGATTCCGTCGGGCAAGGTCCTGGCCGCTTTCAATGGGCACCTCAGCATCGTGTACGATGTCTGCTGGTCCAGGGATGACCAAAGCCTTTTGTCTGCTTCTTCTGACGGAACCGTCAG AATTTGGAATATGGAGAGGCTTCGTGGTGTGGCCAAGAAGGTTCTGCCGCATCCTTCCTTTGTGTACTCTGCCCAGTTTCACCCTGTTGGCCAGAACCTTGTGGTAACTGGAGGCTACGACTGTCTCATCCGTGTGTGGAACATAAATGTTCAAGACGTCAACGGTCAATTGCTACATGAGTTTGAGGGGCACAAGACATTCATTAATGCCTTGTGTTTCGACGCAGAAG GGCTGCGGTTGTTTTCAGCAGACAGCGCTGGCTTGCTCATCGTGTGGAACATGCCGGTTGGTGATGGCTCCTATCAGCATCCGACACGACTCTGGAACATCGAGAGG GAGATAATGGAGAGTGATCTCAAGGGAATTGCCATTAACGGACTGGAGGTCCACCCAAATGGGCGTCGCCTCCTGATCCATGCCAGAGACAGTGTTCTGAGGGTCATGGACCTCCGAAT ACTGGCAGTAAAGAAGTACACAGGTGCCACAAACTACAGAGAGAGGATCCGCAGTACTTTCTCTCCCTGTGGAAGCTTTATCTTCTCAGGAAGTGAAGACGGCATGGCTTACGTGTGGAATGCAGAGACAG GGGACCAGGTGGCTGTGTATTCTGAGCTTTGTTACCCCACCCCCGTCCGAAATGTAGCTTTCCACCCACATGAAAACATGGTCGCCTTCTGTGCCTTTGGGGAAAGCCAGCCCGTGCATGTCTACATCTACGACCGCAAAG TTGCTCAAATGGAGGTGGGGAGATTGAAAGGGCTGAATCGGAGTGGGACAGCTGACAGGAACACGCTCAGGGATGTGGCGGACCTGCCGGGTCTGATGGACCCCACCCCATCTGCCCTGGATCGATTGGCCAGCACCACACGCATCACCCTGAAGATGCAGCACGTTAAGCAAAAGCTCGATTCTGTGCTG AATTCACATCAAAATCCTTCAGCTTTGGACTTCTACGAGCAAG GGGGAGTTTCTGCCAAGGGGAGGAAATCGCTTCCGGAAAGCAGCCTTCGCTTTAACGCG CTGAGCTCAGATCTCTCATTTCCGGCCCCATCTTTGCTGTCCCCTCACTCCAAGTTGCGAGCGTCTGGGCCTTCTCTCATTTTGCACCCACCTCTGGCCACCAGCACTC GGGGTTTTAGCCCCGTAGGTCAACGTTTGAGCCAGCCGCTATCTCAAAGGCTCCAGACG AGCTTTGATCGTCCGTCCTCTTCTCTGCATGCCGAGGCCGATTCTTCCATACCAGTGCAGCAGATG GTCGTCTTGCTTTATGACTACACTGCCAATCGATCGGATGAGCTGACTGTGTCCCGTGGTGATGTTATCCAAGTTCTCTATAAAGATAATGAAAGCTGGTGGTTCGGGTGCCTGGCCGATGGACGGCAGGGCTACTTCCCGGCCAACTATGTGGTCGACCAAa GCGATTTTGAAGAGGATCCGAACAGAGCTGTAGAATCGGACTCTTCTGTGTCAGATCGGCTGAACCAATCAGCTGAAAAATCGCCCCAGGCAAAG ATCCCTGGCGCTGTGAGCTCACCCAGAGAGCTGAGGTTCAACTCAGAGCACGACCCAGACCCAGAAGCACCAGTTGTCCT GGttcagaagaagaagaaaaggatGAAGAAGTCTGTCGCAGTGATGGACCAGTCTGCCATTGCAGACCCTGACATCCCCAGCACATCACAGGGGAAGGCAAGCAGACCTCTCCCAAAGAGAGGGCGATCCAATTCTGCTTTCGAGCCTGATAAGTAG